A window of Fervidobacterium sp. genomic DNA:
CTCGAACTCACAGCTGCATATGTTAAGATAGGTGGAAGGATATTAATATATAAAGGACCGGGTTACAACGAAGAACTTGGTCAATCAATAAATGCCATGAAAGAGCTTGGCGTAAGACTAAAAGAAGTTAGAAATTATAACATAAAAGGTAAAGACAGATATCTGCTTGTATTTGAGAAGGTAAACTATACCCCGGATAAGTATCCAAGAAGAAGTGGTATACCTGAAAAGAGGCCAATAAAATAAATCAGCTCAGATTCCGGAATAAATCATCCGGAATCTTTTATTTTTTCTAATTTTGTCATACAACATCTCTCGTTGGCTTAAAGTAAATACCGATAAATACCGAATTAACATGTTGAGCAAAGTAGGCTCTGGTGATATAATCATAGCGTATATATTCATTCACTGAATGAATAGACAAAGAAGGGAGAGATGTTATTATGTTGAGAATGGCGCTAATTGGTTGTGGAAGAATAGGTTCAACAAAGCATGTTGAAGCAATGATAAAGAACAGTGATGTTCTGAAAGTTCAAGCGTTTTGTGATATAGTAAGAGAGAGAGCGGAAAGCTGTTGTGAAAAGATAAACAAACACTTAGGTTACAAACCATCAGTTTATACTGATTACAAACGGATGCTCCGAGAAGAAAAGCTTGATTTTGTTGTTATAGCCACGGAAAGTGGATTTCATTACGAAATTACCATGGAAGCCTTAAGAAATAACGTGAATGTGCTTGTTGAAAAGCCAATGGCTTTATCTACATTTCACATTGATGAAATGATAAATACTGCAAAGAAGAATAACTTAAAACTTGGGGTATGTTTTCAAAACCGTTTTAATCCGCCAATAGTTGAGCTTAGAAAAAAGATTGATTGTGGAAGTTTCGGAAAAATAAATTACGGTGTGGCAAGTATTAGATGGAACAGGGACAAGAATTATTATGATCAAGCAAAATGGCGTGGTAGTTGGAGATTAGACGGGGGAACTTTGATGAATCAATGTACACACAATATTGATTTGCTTCAATGGATGCTCGGAGGAGAGATAGATGAGGTATATGGGGTAATAAGAAACTTTCAGCATCCTTATATCGAAGCAGAGGATTTTGGAGGGGCGATAGTGAAATTTGCAAACGGTAGTGTTGGTATAATCGAAGGTACATCTACAATTTATCCGAAAAATTTAGAGGAGACTCTCTCGATATTTGGTGAAAAAGGTACTGTTATTATCGGAGGTCTAGCAGTTAACAAAATACAGGTTTGGCGTTTTGAGAAAGAAGACTCACACCCATTTATGAATCTTCCAGATCCGGATACTGTTTACGGTTCAGGGCATGTACCTCTTTATAGAGATTTTTGTAATGCTGTTGTAGAAAACAGAGAGCCAAAAATAAACGGTGAAGAGGGTAAGAAAGCCGTGGAGATAGTGTTAGCTATATATAAATCAGCACTTGAAAACAAACCTGTGAAATTTCCGTTTGATTTTAGCTCAGAAGATATGTTAGGTTGGAGTGATCATTATGTTGTGCGTGGTTAAAGAATTTACTTTTGATGCTGCACATAATCTTGTTGAATATCATGGAAAATGTGAAAAACTTCATGGTCACACTTATAAATTGCAAGTGGTTGTCTGTGGTGAACGTGACAAAGAGGGTATGGTCATAGATTTTTTGGAGTTGAAACAAATAGTCCAAAACGAGGTGTTAAATGTATTAGATCATTCTTATATAAATGATATCATCCCTCAACCATCTGCTGAGAATATAGCAGAATGGATTTGGAATCGGTTGAAAGATAGGTTACATACTGAAAGATACAAACTCACCGAAATAAGACTTTGGGAAACACCGACTTCGTTTGTTGTTTACAACGAATAAACTTATGCAACTTTTGATATTGTTTTGCACTTCCCTTTCAGCGAGATCAAATTGTGAACACTGGCATCTTTTCTGGTTTTATTTGTTTCTCTTGTGTTTTTGGCTTTGAATTACAATAAATGTGATATAATTGAATATATTTGTGCCAAATATAAAAGACGTTGTTAAATCTCAGTATGGAGGTGAGACATATGAAAGGTTTTTTGAGTATTTTGGTTGTATTTCTTTGTGCTGCGTTTGTAATAGCAGCAAATTACGTGAATGTTTATACAACACTTGAAGAACCGTTAGCAAGAGTACTGTTTGCGGAGTTTGAAAAAGAAACAGGAATCAAAGTTAACTGGGTAAGATTGTCTACAGGTGAGGTACTTGCAAGATTAGAAGCTGAAAAAAACAATCCACAAGCTTCTATTTGGGTTGGTGGGGTTGGAGTCTTTCATGTTGAGGCAAAGCTGAAAGGACTAACTACACCTTATAAGGCTCCTTATAGTCAGTTTATAGATGAAAAATTTAAAGATCCTGATGGGTATTGGATAGGTTTATATGTTGGTCCACTTGCATTTGCAACAAATAAAAACAAGGCTAAAGAACTTGGAATTACCCCACCTGTAAGTTGGGCTGACTTGTTAAAACAAGAGTACAAAGGATTGATAAGAATGGCAAATCCTAATACTTCTGGTACAGCATACAATGTTATTACAACTCTTGTTAATATTTACAAGAGAGACGAAAACAAAGTTTTTGATTACCTTAAAAAACTTGACGTAAACATAAACATGTACACAAAGTCTGGCTCTGCTCCTGGCAAAGATTGTGCAATTGGAGAAACAACAATAGCAATAGGTTATCTTCATGACCTTGTAAAACTTCAAAAAGAAGGTGCTCCCATTGTAATAACACTTCCACGAGAAGGTAGTGGGTATGAAATCGCTGCAATGTCGTTAATAAGGGGCGGGAAAGAACCAGTAGAAGCAAAAAAACTTTACAATTGGATACTTGGAGATAAAGCTCAAACAATTATTGCAAGCTGGTATGTTATTCCACTTTCACCTAAAGCGCCTAAAAATAAGTTGGTTTATAAGCTGGAAGATGTAAATCTCATTCAACAAGATTTGCTCTGGGAAGCCCAAAATAGAGAAAGGTTAGTGGAAAGATGGAACAAAGAAATTGGAAAATAGTAAAATTCATATCTGTTTTAATCATAGTTTTTTCTATACTTTTCTGGATTCGGACAACTGTGAAAAATGAATTCTCCCGCATTACGCGGGAGAATTTGGTCAATCTAAGTAGGTTAATTTCTTTAAGTGATATTTACAGTTTAAAAGAAAAATTTCCAAGTGTTGAGTATTGTATATTTGATCTAAAGGATAACAATTTTCAAACAGTTGAGAACTTATGTGAGATAATTAAGAAACTTCCGGACTATTCATATGGAAAGGAACATGCAATGTATGAGGAAATATACATTTCAAATAAGACAGTTAAACTAAATTCTAGTACTTACTATGTTGTTTTTGCTCCAATTATGGAAGATTATGAACTGAAAGGAATAATAGTACAATTGCATGATGCTGCTGATACCTTGAAATTAATGAACACAGTGGATGTCATGTTTATAATCCTTTTTGCACTTTTTACACTTGGTTTCTCAGTAGCAATTTTTTCCGTTGACCCAGTTACAACGTATGCAATATTAATTACCTTTGCAGTTGTATTCACTTTTATTGTATATCCATTATATGAAGCTGTGAAACTTACTTTCATGCGAACAGGCACGTTCACACTAAATGTGTGGAAAGTTATACTCACTGAGAAAAACTACATCAAAGCGCTATACAACAGTATAATACTTGGTGTGTTAACAGCTACGACTTCGACTATTATAGGTTTTTTGTTTGCCTTTATCGTTACGCGAACGACTATTCTTGGTAAGAGATTTATTTCTATTGTAGCTACTTTGCCAGTTATATCACCACCATTTTCACTTACATTATCCCTAATTTTGCTTTTCGGTTCAAACGGGCTAATAACAAAACAACTTCTGCGATTGAATTGGGATGTATACGGTCTTGACGGACTTGTCCTAGCTCAAACAATGGGAATGTTTCCAATAGCTTATTTGACACTCTTAGGTGTTCTTGACTCGATAGATAGCACCCTTGAAGAAGCTGCAATGAACATTGGAGCAAGTAGATGGAAAGTTTTTAGAACAATAACACTTCCTTTATCAACGCCAGGTATTTTTAGTTCCTGGTTGCTTGTGTTCACAAATTCAATAGCTGATTTTGCTAATCCTTTAATGCTTGGTGGAAAATTTAATGTACTCTCGGTTACAGCTTATCTTGAAGTTACAGGAATGAACAGGCTTGATAGAGGAGCAGCTCTCTCTTTACTCTTACTTTTACCTACCCTTACTGCTTTTTACCTTCAAAGATATATTGTAAATAGAAAATCTTACGTGACCATTACTGGAAAACCGAGCGGGAGAATTGTTGAAGTAGTGGAACCAAGAATTAAGAAAATACTAACAATATTGGTCTATTTTATAATAATTTATCTTATCGGATTGTATTCGACTATATTTATGGGATGTTTTGTAAAGAATTGGGGAATAGATTATACGTTTACATTGGATAATATAAAAGAAGCACTTCAAAGAGGAAAAGAAGCACTCGCTGATACAACTCTTTTAGCAAGTATTTCAATGCCAGTTGCAGGTGTATTCTCGATGGTGGTGGCTTTTTTGTTCGTAAGAAAAAAATTTCCCGGAAAAAAATTGCTTCAAGGATTAGTTCTTCTTCCATTTTCAATTCCAGGCACGCTTATAGGCATTAGTTATGTCATTGCGTTTAACAAACCACCTTTGTTACTCGTTGGTACTGCTATCATCATAGTCATAAATTATGTGATTCGTGAGTTGCCAGTTGGAGTAGAAGGAGGCATAGCAACTTTGAAGCAAATAGATCCATCTATTGAAGAAGCAGCGCAAAATCTGGGAGCGAACCCGCAAACAGTATTTACAACAATAGTACTTCCACTTATACGTCCAGCTTTTATATCAAGTTTATCGTATACTTTTGTCAGAGCAATGACTGCGGTCAGTGCTGTTGTATTTTTGGTATCAGCAAAATGGTATCATATAACTATGCAGATTTATAACTTTTCTGAGAATCTAAGATTCGGTTTGGCAAGCGTACTTTCGTCTGTGCTGATAATAATTGTGCTAACAGTGTTCGGTATTCTTAGACTACTTGTTAAAAAAAGTGAATACCTGGAAAAAACAATTGTTCAGTGAAAGAAGACATCAGCCCTATGTTTTAATTTGGAATTATGTTTACAAAAGGAGAGTGCATGTGCTGTGAAACAAGTCTCCCTCAAACTAGAAAACGTTTCAAAAATATTCAAAGATTTTAGAGGAACGGAAATTAAAGCTGTAAATGAAATAACCTTCACGGTAAAACCAGGTGAGTTTGTAACATTACTTGGACCGTCTGGATGTGGGAAAACGACAACGTTAAGAATGATTGCTGGCTTTGAAAAACCAACGAGTGGTAGAATACTCATAAACGATGTGAACGTAGTGGATATTCCGCCATGGAAAAGAGATACGGCTATGGTTTTTCAAAGTTATGGGCTATTTCCTCATATGAACGTAAAAGAAAACATAGCTTATGGTTTAAAAATGAGAAAACTACAGAAAGAGGAAATAGAAAGGAAAGTAGAAGCTATACTAAAAATAGTTGGATTAGAAGGTTTTGGTGAAAGGCCGCCATCGAGCCTTTCCGGTGGTCAGCAACAAAGAGTTGCTCTTGCGAGAGCACTTGTGGTTGAACCAAGCGTGCTTTTGTTTGATGAGCCACTTTCTAATCTCGATGTTTTGTTAAGGGAACAAATGCGTATTGAAATAAAGAGGATACAAAAAGAAGTCGGGATAACTGCAATATATGTTACTCATGACCGAACAGAAGCATTAACTTTATCAGACAAAATAGTTCTTATGAACACTGGCAAGATAGAGCAAACTGGCTCACCCGAAGATATTTATGAAAGACCTGTTAGTAAATTTGCTGCGGAATTTATGGGTAAGATTAATTTTTTTCCGATAGAAGTTGTTGAGAAATCATCTGAATGTACATATATAAATTTGAATGGCAAACGTTATAAAATACCTTCTCTACCTACAGCAAAAGGCGAGAGATTTGTTCTTGGATGCAGACCAGAAGGATTGAAAATTTCTGAAGATGGACCTATTTCGGGAAGAATAAGGACAATAGTTTATCTTGGCAACTTTTGTGAGTATTATGTTGATACTGATTTTGGAGAGGTAATGATTAAAATTCTCCCGCCATTTGACAAAAATCTCGTAGAAGGAATGGGTGTAAAAATTAACATTGTACCAGAGATAGCCAAAATAATCCCTTGGTAAAAATGTGCTTTTGTTGAAACACCTATCATTTATGGCTCGCTTTCTGAATTATTTAAAAATAATCTGTCAGTTCTGGATGTATTTGTATGTCGTAGTCGTCTTCTTTGAATTCTTCGCCAAAATAGATTTCAAATAGCTTTTTCAACGTGAGCTTAACAAGTTTTTCTATTGTGAGATCCTTTGAACTATCTTTGTTGATTATCGAATAAATTTTGTATTGTTCGACCACGATGGACTGAATGATATCTGTTTTGCTAATCTCTATGATTTCCGTGTCTACTACGTGAAATGTTTCGTTGAAAATGATTTCGGATTGGTTATCTTGTTCCATTAACCAGTCGATTGGATTTTCGTGTGTGAGAAATCCTGTGAGTTTTATTGTGGGTAATTTGTCGGATGGTTCGTAAAATTCTATCCTGTAGTGTCCATAGTATCTGCTATTAATAGGTTGGAACTCGATTTTTGTTCCAATTTTTGCAATTTCTTTACTTAGTTTTGATAAACTATTCTTCTCGCTTTTCAATACATACGTTACACTCACACCATCAAGAAATTTCATCAACAATCCTCCTTGTGAAATTAGTAGAATTTAAATATTTTTACTGGATTCTTCCAGTAATCTGCTATCATATGACTCATAACACCTGCAAAAGCACTTATTCCTAAGAATACAGGATCATTCGTGTTGGTTGAAAATAAATATATAATAAATCCATAAATTCCGGCGAATGTAATCGAGTGAGCAAAACCTCTGTGAGAAAATATTGGCATTGATAAAAACAAGTTTATTAACCCAGCACCTATCAACATAGATATTGAAAGTGCAATCGGTATTACAAGAACCTTAGGAATTGTTATTTGTTGGATAAGTTTGATTTTTTCTGCAAGGTAAGGTGTGAAAATGTAAATTGAAAAACCAAGAGAAAGTGCTTTTGTGAAAGTTCTTAGAGGTGCGTTAGTACTATCCAAATCTGGTAAATCACTTCCTATTATGTAAAAGAGATATGACATGGCTAGCTCGACAGTGCTAGGCGAGAAATTTCTCCTAAGGCTTGTACAAATGATTATATAAACAAGTAAATAAGCGGGATAAGAAATCATACCAAATTTTAGATGGCTCAATAAATTGGGCATTTATTTGTTCACCTCTTTTTTCATTGATTTTCTAGATTTTTTAAGAACTCTATCCTTTCATCAATCGAGGGGTACGTCTCTATTATTCTGTTTGGCCTTTTTGATACATCTTTACAGTTTGGGTGAGTAAAAAAAAGATGTTTCATAAAGTAATAATTAACTTCAAAGCTTTTGCAGTTGAGTTTGACTTTCTCAAAAAGTTTAATCATTTCATCTAAGCTTGTGTTTTTGCTTGCAAATACATCTGCATCAAATTCTTTTTTTACACTAACAAAAATATTGGTTAATAAGGAAAGCGGAAGGAGGATAAAAGATGCTATGCTTATAAACCACAAAATAAAGAAGTTTTTGTAAAACTCTGTATTTGAGAGTTTATTTTTGTTTTTCAACAGACGTTTCAGGTTGCGATTTGATATTGTAAAGAACAACATCGGACTTCCAAACGAACCACTTACTGTTGTTAAATAATCTGTGTCACCATTTATTATGTGAAATATTTCATGATAAAATAATGCTTTAAGTTCACCATATTCAAGCTTCTCCAAAGCACCTATCGTGATACATATTTTGTGATCATGCTTTAGCCTCCCGATAGATATTGCGTTTATTGTTTGCGAATCAACCAAGAAAAGTTCTATATCTTCTTTAAGGTCAATTTGTGAACTTGTGTTTTTAAAAAGCTCTTCGATTACTTTTAAATCAACCCTAAGATCACCTTTGTTAAATAGGTTAACTGGCTGGGCTTCGAGAAGGTTTATTATAACCCTTCCAACGATCGACATTCCAAATAGGGTTTGCAATAATGAAAATATTAAGAACAATATTGAAAATAATCCGTTGGTTTTAAACAGTAAGTCAAGCAAAAATCCGAATAGCAATGAAAAAGAGATAAAAATTCCCAGGACAACATACATAGAAATTTTATTCACGGTTTCCCTGCTCAATTTTATTATATTTTCATGAATTTTAATCTTCATTTGAAGCACCTCGGTTTTTTGAAAAAGAGGGTGGACTATTGTAAGCTTCTTTTGCTATTATGTCTACAAGTTCTTCGAAGTTAATCCCATAAGCTTTTGCTGACATTGGTAAATCGCTTAATTCAGTCATCCCTGGTAGTGTGTTTACCTCCAAAAAGTAGAACTTTTCGTCTTTTACAATCCCATCTACTCTTGCAAAATGTTTGCAGCCTATTGATTCGTAAATATTTAATGCTAAATTGCTAATTTTCATTGACAATTCATTATCTAACTCTGCAGGAAGAACAAATTCTGTCATCCCATCGGTATATTTGGCTTCGTAATCATAAAACAACTTTTTTGGTCTTAACTCAAGTATGGGTAAAACTGTAGATTTTCTATTGATGTCAATTATGGATATAGTTATCTCTTTTCCTTTGATGTACTCTTGAACTATGGCCTCACCGTAGTTTTCAAGTACTTGCTTTAACGCATTTTTGAGTTCATCGATACTAAAACAAATATGGGTCCCTATACTTGAACCTTCGTTTCTTGGTTTTACAACGCAGGGTAATCCAGGAAATTTTTCGATACGTGATAGTGTATTCTCAGTAAATTGCTCTTTTCGAATCAGTAAAAATCCTGGGACAGACAAAATATCTGAGTAAACGCTAGAAAGTTTTTCAACGTACAAATTACATAGATATTTGTCAAACGCAAGCACACTTGTTTCAACACCGGAACCAGTGTAAGGTATACCTATAATGTCCAAAATTGACTGCATTCTTCCATCTTCACCGAATGTTCCGTGGAGTATGTTGAAGGCAACATCGTATTTTTTTAATAAGGCAACCTTGTAAATGAAATCTTCTCTAACATCTATTTCATCAACTTCATGCCCTACCTTTCTAAGTGCTTGAACGATACGTTTCCCACTTCTAATTGATATCTCTCTTTCCTTAGAAATCCCACCGAGCAAAACTGCTATCTTCATCTATAAACCCCCTACGAAAGTTCTGTGATTGTGACTAAGTTGATCTTATCACAATCTCTGGTTTGAGTACGTATTTTTTTACCTTTTCTTTAAGCTTGCCGTTTATTCTTTTCATAAGTAGCTCAGCTGCAAGTTTTCCCATTTCAAATATTGGTTGTTTAATAGTTGTTATTTCAAGTATTTGTGCAATGGGCAAGTCGTCAAATCCACATACTCTAACATCTGTTCCCACCTTTAGCCCCATCGTTCTTGCAACTTCGATGATGGGAACGGCTAAATAATCAGTCGTTGTAAATATTGCGCATCTTTTGTATCTTGAAAAAATACGTCTTGCAACTTCAAACGTACTTTCCCAATCAAGTGGGACATAATAAATTTTGTCTATATTCCTTCCTTTTCTTTCAAGTGATTCTTGAAACCCTTCAAGTCTTTCGTCAAAAACAGTGCTCTCAAGTTCATGTGCCTTTCGATGTGTTACAACAAATATATCCATGTCAAAATTTGAGAAATAATCACCGGCAATTACCCCACCATAGTAATTGTCCACTATCACAGAATCATACTTTTCAGAGTCTTGCTCAATGCAAACAACGGGAGTTTGAGGGCTTACAAGATTTGACAGTAACTTATCGACGCTAACACCGTCCACTATTATTCCGTCAGTAGATAACAATATGTCTGAAGATTTTCTTAATGCCTCGAATTTCTTTTGATTGTATAGTGGATATAAAAAAGATGAATAACCATTTTTTATTAATACCTCATCGATAGCAGACATTAGTATTTGATAGAAATCACCTTTCATTTCTGGAGTAATCACTGTTACAAGGTTGCTTTCACCAGTAGAGAGCCGTCTTGCATGAGGATTTGGCGCATATCCAAGCTTTTTGATTGCGTCTAAAACCTTTTGTTTTGTCATAGCATCAACGTGTGGGTTATTATTCAGAACTCTCGACACAGTTCCGACTCCAACACCGGCGTATTCAGCTACGTCTTTTATGGTAACTCTTTGAAATTTTTTCTTTAGCCTTGGCATCTAAGAATCCCTCTCCTTAACATGTCTAAAGCTAACAAAGTTGTTCTTGCTCTAATCATTTGTCGATCGCCGCGTAGATTGTATGTTTCAGATGCTAAGTCATTTTCCGAAGCAAAGGCGATACAAACAGTTCCCACTGGCTTTTCCCTTGTTCCGCCACTTGGACCGGCAATACCCGAGACAGCTACTGCATAATCAACCTTGAATATATTTCTTGCATTCATTGCCATCTCTCTTACACATTCTTCACTAACAGCTCCATATTTATTAATTGTTTCTTCTTTCACGCCAAGAAGTTTTATTTTCGATTCGTTTGAATAAGCTACTATAGTACCTTTATAAACGGAAGATATGCCAGGAACATCGACAAGTGTTGAGGAGATCATTCCGCCTGTACATGACTCAGCAAAAGCTACCGTTTTTTGCTTTTCAAATAATAATTTGAAAATCACATCTTTCATTTCATCATCGTCAGTAGCGTACACATAATGTCCGAGTATTGATACAAGTTTTTGGATTAAACCATCAATTTCACTTTTTAATTCAACAGAACCAGTAAGACGTATTTCAACACCTCGTTCGTATGAAGCCATCGTAGCAACAGTAATATCTTTATTCGAATATATTATTTCTTTATAATCTTCCATTAGAACAGCTTCAGGGATACCTATGGTTTTTATCCTCCTTGTGTAAAGTGCCTCTTCTGTCTTGATACTTTCAACTATGTTCTCAAAGATTGGTATTAACTCAACCGGTGGACCTGGTAGAAGTATAATTTTCTTATCTTCATATTCAATATACTGACCAGGAGCAGTCCCGACAGGATTATCAATTACCAAAGCACCTTCTATTACCATGGCTTGTTTCAAAACACTTTGTGGGGTCCTCTTATAATATTTCAACGCTTTTTCCATAATCTTCTCTGCTAATTTTTCGTTTTTCAGAAGTTTTCTATTAGTACAATATGCAATAGCTTCACGTGTTAAATCGTCTTCTGTGGGTCCTAAACCACCAGTTGTAACAACTAAATCCGCTTCGTTTATCGCGCATGATATTCTATCGACTATTATATCCAACCGATCTGGAACAGTTTCTGTACGGATTACATAATAACCAATATTCTTCAACTTTGAACTCAAGTATTTAGAATTTGTATCAACTATTAGACCTTCAACCAATTCGTTTCCTATGGCAACAATAATAGCCCTTTTCAAGAAAATCCCCCCGCTATGACAGAAAAATACATCAATATTTAGATATGGTTTTTTATCAGACCAATCACCTTTTTTAGAAAGTTATACACTTTTTGTTCTCAATTCAATTTATCATTATACCACAACAAAAAACAAAAGCTACACGATAATGTGTAGCTTTTGTTTTATAAAAAGAAAAATTTAAACAACTTCTTGATGTATTCTGGCGTGCCCGGCGGGAATCGAACCCACAACCTCCAGATCCGCAGTCTGACGCTCTATCCAATTGAGCTACGGGCACATAATATTTGATATGTTATAGTACCAAAATATTAATCGGTGATCAGTAACCAGTGATCAGTGTCAAGGACAATTGTTATTTGTTTTCATGCACCGATCACCACTCACCAACCACCGATTACCAAAATTGGCGGAGAGAGAGGGATTCGAACCCTCGGTGGAGAAACCTCCACACTTGCTTAGCAGGCAAGCGCCTTCGACCACTCGGCCATCTCTCCGTATACATTCCGCTTAAAGATTGTACCATATACTTTTAAAATTTCAAGGGGTTATTGAACGTTTATTAACTTAACGAAAGATTCGATTTTGAAATCCTTTCCGTATTCATTTGTTATATGTTATAATACTATATGTAAATCTTAAAAAAGGAAGGTGAGTTCTGTGAAAAAACTGTATTTTTTAATTTTAACCGTTATTTTTGTGAGGTTGTTTGCCTATACAAATACTTACGCTGACTGGTACGGTGTATGTTTAACAGAACCAAGTCATGGTGCAAGGTATTTTGCTCAAATTTCAGAGAAGGAAATAGATTTATTTGATAAGTTGCTTGCATGTTATACATTTGAGTACAATGCAAATCCAAGACAACCGTCTGTTCTAACAAGTGGTTTTACTTACTACAGCACAATAAAAAGTATATTACCTTCCACGTTTAAATACCGCGTAAACGGGTTTGATTATAACCTTTCAGCAAAACTTTTTGGAATAAGGCTTGGAAACTCATCAGCGGAAACAATTATAGGTTTTGGTGGTGCTATTGGACTGAATTTGGAAACAATTGAACTTTTTTTAGGAAGTTCAAATTCTTCTACAGATTTTAAGAATGTTGATTTCAAACATTTCAACTCAGTCCATTTTTTGAATATAATCGGAACATTGAGAGCTTCCATTGAAGTTCCTTTGAATTTCCACAATTTTCCAGTACTTGCGTATATTTTTAACTATCATATAGGAATTACTGTATTTGGTCCGTTCCTCCCAAACTTTGAAAGTG
This region includes:
- a CDS encoding ABC transporter ATP-binding protein, with translation MKQVSLKLENVSKIFKDFRGTEIKAVNEITFTVKPGEFVTLLGPSGCGKTTTLRMIAGFEKPTSGRILINDVNVVDIPPWKRDTAMVFQSYGLFPHMNVKENIAYGLKMRKLQKEEIERKVEAILKIVGLEGFGERPPSSLSGGQQQRVALARALVVEPSVLLFDEPLSNLDVLLREQMRIEIKRIQKEVGITAIYVTHDRTEALTLSDKIVLMNTGKIEQTGSPEDIYERPVSKFAAEFMGKINFFPIEVVEKSSECTYINLNGKRYKIPSLPTAKGERFVLGCRPEGLKISEDGPISGRIRTIVYLGNFCEYYVDTDFGEVMIKILPPFDKNLVEGMGVKINIVPEIAKIIPW
- a CDS encoding iron ABC transporter permease is translated as MEQRNWKIVKFISVLIIVFSILFWIRTTVKNEFSRITRENLVNLSRLISLSDIYSLKEKFPSVEYCIFDLKDNNFQTVENLCEIIKKLPDYSYGKEHAMYEEIYISNKTVKLNSSTYYVVFAPIMEDYELKGIIVQLHDAADTLKLMNTVDVMFIILFALFTLGFSVAIFSVDPVTTYAILITFAVVFTFIVYPLYEAVKLTFMRTGTFTLNVWKVILTEKNYIKALYNSIILGVLTATTSTIIGFLFAFIVTRTTILGKRFISIVATLPVISPPFSLTLSLILLFGSNGLITKQLLRLNWDVYGLDGLVLAQTMGMFPIAYLTLLGVLDSIDSTLEEAAMNIGASRWKVFRTITLPLSTPGIFSSWLLVFTNSIADFANPLMLGGKFNVLSVTAYLEVTGMNRLDRGAALSLLLLLPTLTAFYLQRYIVNRKSYVTITGKPSGRIVEVVEPRIKKILTILVYFIIIYLIGLYSTIFMGCFVKNWGIDYTFTLDNIKEALQRGKEALADTTLLASISMPVAGVFSMVVAFLFVRKKFPGKKLLQGLVLLPFSIPGTLIGISYVIAFNKPPLLLVGTAIIIVINYVIRELPVGVEGGIATLKQIDPSIEEAAQNLGANPQTVFTTIVLPLIRPAFISSLSYTFVRAMTAVSAVVFLVSAKWYHITMQIYNFSENLRFGLASVLSSVLIIIVLTVFGILRLLVKKSEYLEKTIVQ
- a CDS encoding D-alanine--D-alanine ligase — its product is MKIAVLLGGISKEREISIRSGKRIVQALRKVGHEVDEIDVREDFIYKVALLKKYDVAFNILHGTFGEDGRMQSILDIIGIPYTGSGVETSVLAFDKYLCNLYVEKLSSVYSDILSVPGFLLIRKEQFTENTLSRIEKFPGLPCVVKPRNEGSSIGTHICFSIDELKNALKQVLENYGEAIVQEYIKGKEITISIIDINRKSTVLPILELRPKKLFYDYEAKYTDGMTEFVLPAELDNELSMKISNLALNIYESIGCKHFARVDGIVKDEKFYFLEVNTLPGMTELSDLPMSAKAYGINFEELVDIIAKEAYNSPPSFSKNRGASNED
- the queD gene encoding 6-carboxytetrahydropterin synthase QueD, which gives rise to MLCVVKEFTFDAAHNLVEYHGKCEKLHGHTYKLQVVVCGERDKEGMVIDFLELKQIVQNEVLNVLDHSYINDIIPQPSAENIAEWIWNRLKDRLHTERYKLTEIRLWETPTSFVVYNE
- a CDS encoding ABC transporter substrate-binding protein, coding for MKGFLSILVVFLCAAFVIAANYVNVYTTLEEPLARVLFAEFEKETGIKVNWVRLSTGEVLARLEAEKNNPQASIWVGGVGVFHVEAKLKGLTTPYKAPYSQFIDEKFKDPDGYWIGLYVGPLAFATNKNKAKELGITPPVSWADLLKQEYKGLIRMANPNTSGTAYNVITTLVNIYKRDENKVFDYLKKLDVNINMYTKSGSAPGKDCAIGETTIAIGYLHDLVKLQKEGAPIVITLPREGSGYEIAAMSLIRGGKEPVEAKKLYNWILGDKAQTIIASWYVIPLSPKAPKNKLVYKLEDVNLIQQDLLWEAQNRERLVERWNKEIGK
- a CDS encoding Gfo/Idh/MocA family oxidoreductase, coding for MLRMALIGCGRIGSTKHVEAMIKNSDVLKVQAFCDIVRERAESCCEKINKHLGYKPSVYTDYKRMLREEKLDFVVIATESGFHYEITMEALRNNVNVLVEKPMALSTFHIDEMINTAKKNNLKLGVCFQNRFNPPIVELRKKIDCGSFGKINYGVASIRWNRDKNYYDQAKWRGSWRLDGGTLMNQCTHNIDLLQWMLGGEIDEVYGVIRNFQHPYIEAEDFGGAIVKFANGSVGIIEGTSTIYPKNLEETLSIFGEKGTVIIGGLAVNKIQVWRFEKEDSHPFMNLPDPDTVYGSGHVPLYRDFCNAVVENREPKINGEEGKKAVEIVLAIYKSALENKPVKFPFDFSSEDMLGWSDHYVVRG
- a CDS encoding metal-dependent hydrolase is translated as MPNLLSHLKFGMISYPAYLLVYIIICTSLRRNFSPSTVELAMSYLFYIIGSDLPDLDSTNAPLRTFTKALSLGFSIYIFTPYLAEKIKLIQQITIPKVLVIPIALSISMLIGAGLINLFLSMPIFSHRGFAHSITFAGIYGFIIYLFSTNTNDPVFLGISAFAGVMSHMIADYWKNPVKIFKFY
- a CDS encoding M48 family metalloprotease is translated as MKIKIHENIIKLSRETVNKISMYVVLGIFISFSLLFGFLLDLLFKTNGLFSILFLIFSLLQTLFGMSIVGRVIINLLEAQPVNLFNKGDLRVDLKVIEELFKNTSSQIDLKEDIELFLVDSQTINAISIGRLKHDHKICITIGALEKLEYGELKALFYHEIFHIINGDTDYLTTVSGSFGSPMLFFTISNRNLKRLLKNKNKLSNTEFYKNFFILWFISIASFILLPLSLLTNIFVSVKKEFDADVFASKNTSLDEMIKLFEKVKLNCKSFEVNYYFMKHLFFTHPNCKDVSKRPNRIIETYPSIDERIEFLKNLENQ